Proteins encoded within one genomic window of Misgurnus anguillicaudatus chromosome 18, ASM2758022v2, whole genome shotgun sequence:
- the zpax2 gene encoding zona pellucida protein AX 2 produces the protein MFSIAPFHKYLQTMVCFEIWVLWLVIVPATIIHGDNSADEINAECLGSRVQFTIHGSSSAVTPLEVYAVNDTQIVLITPYLAAQCGYTQKSDPWGNTIVSASLQSCFAKKEDGMAFTVAMQFKLYDFPTSSEKVHEVTKSCSHKMTSREIMCETNFMEVSVRKALPDKTAALKHLPTVDSNLELWKIILYTPEEKAFYEEDLLKMGYSVNSSPSRLVMRSPYNMAESFVERLADVDMIVFKSAVLYRDRWMMAIVEASAACPTNGATVVGQMIFWHVPRQIPHLMSSDFEILEVHLGVNGRRLTPVEMASHNYTMSFTESHIVIVIPIGSPDGYYKSHVHMEHYHISYTIEPMLEMLWKELLDRTTYQVLFPITTPLTPWQPQITDNTLAKQKMFDVLLGYFLPDVELLNITVGSQVLSISELISRGFGLQEHHFPNGTKGFSFRVSFSDPNVQKMNLRYDVTSYTLPLIFGFVILPEHASFLHSAVLEASLRDLVLPGAGGSCGNESFNIYVKYGNTPESQLKIILGERELNNDNLQQYNHHRNDTHFTIDVPLMSPDVIFESVKLAGVRGRLDLKIKDSVNDWDLKDLSLACPFYVPLLECLSNGTMTVILPKLESVPNLNPGELSLRDPACKPIYTEDHFAYFHFALNTCGTSRTFVEDTMKYENEVTWKEEPLQTISESLSEPYKQYRFTVSCIYKANSTQSVMFHSVSHLKEPEADVGTGELTVQLRLSQDMVYRLFYHDEDYPVLKYLKQPLYFEVGMDHSSDARVAVVLENCWATLTKDRHSRPRWDLIVDGCPSSKDPEQTKLLPVMADDRVHIPDHFKRFEVETFNFKDDGSLDGDEDVNMARRVFVHCDVILCHVENAAEGRCFQQCATPRNPNQASHFSRVRRRSDFTKEELQHVSTGPILLMG, from the exons ATGTTTTCTATTGCACCTTTTCACAAATATCTACAAACAATGGTGTGCTTTGAAATATG GGTTTTATGGCTTGTTATTGTACCTGCCACGATCATTCACGGAGACAATTCAGCAG ATGAAATAAATGCTGAATGTCTTGGAAGTAGAGTACAGTTCACCATCCACGGTTCATCGAGTGCAGTGACACCTTTAGAGGTTTATGCAGTCA ATGACACACAGATTGTACTCATAACACCTTACCTGGCAGCTCAGTGTGGCTACACTCAGAAATCTGATCCGTGGGGTAATACAATAGTCTCAGCCTCCCTACAAAGCTGTTTTGCGAAGAAAGAG GATGGCATGGCATTTACAGTGGCCATGCAGTTTAAGCTGTATGATTTTCCAACGTCATCTGAGAAAGTCCACGAAGTGACCAAGTCCTGCAGTCATAAAATGACCTCGCGTGAAATTATGTGTGAAACAAATTTCATGGAG GTATCTGTGAGGAAAGCACTACCAGATAAGACAGctgctttaaaacatttg CCCACAGTTGATTCTAACTTGGAACTCTGGAAGATCATACTGTACACCCCTGAAGAGAAGGCTTTTTATGAGGAGGATCTACTAAAGATGGGTTACAGTGTTAACAGTTCTCCATCAAGACTGGTGATGCGAAGCCCGTACAACATGGCCGAAAGCTTTGTAGAACGT CTCGCAGACGTTGACATGATCGTGTTCAAATCGGCGGTCTTGTACCGAGACCGATGGATGATGGCTATAGTGGAGGCATCAGCTGCTTGTCCAACAA ATGGAGCCACTGTCGTCGGTCAGATGATTTTTTGGCACGTTCCTCGGCAGATCCCCCATCTGATGTCTTCTGATTTTGAGATATTGGAGGTTCATCTGGGAGTTAATGGCAGAAGACTCACACCCGTTGAAATGGCCAGCCATAACTACACCATGTCTTTTACAGAGTCCCATATAGTCATTGTGATTCCCATTGGTTCTCCTGATGGATACTACAAG AGTCATGTTCACATGGAGCACTACCATATCAGTTACACCATAGAGCCCATGCTGGAAATGCTGTGGAAGGAGCTACTGGATAGGACCACATATCAGGTTTTGTTCCCCATCACCACCCCTCTGACACCCTGGCAGCCCCAAATCACTGACA ATACTCTGGCAAAGCAGAAGATGTTTGATGTCCTGCTGGGTTACTTTCTGCCTGATGTGGAGTTGTTGAATATCACTGTGGGCTCTCAGGTGCTCAGCATCTCTGAGCTCATCAGTAGAGGTTTTGGCCTACAGGAGCACCACTTCCCTAATGGCACCAAAGGGTTTTCTTTCAGGGTGTCCTTCTCTGATCCCAACGTCCAGAAAATG AATCTTCGCTATGATGTCACAAGCTACACACTTCCCCTCATCTTTGGATTTGTCATCTTGCCTGAACATGCATCTTTCTTACACTCTGCAGTACTAGAAGCTTCATTACGTGATCTGG TCCTTCCTGGAGCAGGGGGAAGTTGCGGAAATGAGAGTTTTAACATTTATGTGAAGTATGGCAACACTCCAGAGTCCCAGCTGAAGATCATACTGGGGGAAAGAGAGCTGAACAACGACAATTTACAGCAGTATAACCATCATCGGAATGACACGCATTTTACCATTGATGTTCCATTAATGTCTCCAGACGTGATATTTGAG TCTGTTAAGTTGGCAGGAGTCAGGGGAAGACTTGATCTTAAAATCAAAGATTCAGTAAATGACTGGGATCTCAAAGATTTGTCCCTGGCCTGCCCTTTCTATGTCCCGTTGTTAG AGTGTTTATCTAACGGAACAATGACTGTAATTCTTCCCAAACTGGAATCCGTACCGAATCTGAATCCTGGTGAACTCTCTCTGAGAGACCCGGCCTGCAAACCCATCTACACTGAAGATCACTTTGCTTATTTTCACTTTGCTCTCAACACTTGTGGGACTTCAAGAACG TTTGTTGAAGATACAATGAAGTATGAGAATGAAGTGACATGGAAGGAAGAACCTCTACAGACGATCTCTGAATCACTCAGTGAACCTTACAAGCAATACAG GTTCACAGTGTCTTGCATTTATAAGGCAAATTCCACACAGAGCGTGATGTTTCATTCTGTTTCACACTTGAAAGAGCCAGAGGCAGATGTTGGGACGGGTGAACTCACGGTTCAACTGAGACTCTCTCAGG ATATGGTGTATAGACTCTTCTATCATGATGAGGATTATCCAGTTCTGAAGTATCTGAAACAGCCTCTTTATTTTGAGGTTGGCATGGATCACTCCAGTGATGCCAGGGTTGCTGTAGTCTTGGAAAACTGTTGGGCAACACTTACCAAAGACAGACACTCCAGACCTCGATGGGATTTAATAGTTGATGG CTGTCCGAGTTCTAAAGACCCCGAACAAACCAAGCTTCTTCCTGTAATGGCGGATGACAGAGTGCATATCCCTGATCACTTCAAGAGATTTGAGGTTGAAACCTTTAATTTCAAGGATGATGGGAGTTTGGATGGTGATGAGGATGTCAACATGGCAAGACGG GTATTTGTCCATTGTGACGTCATCCTTTGTCATGTTGAGAATGCTGCTGAAGGACGATGTTTCCAACAGTGCGCAACTCCTCGAAATCCGAATCAAGCGAGTCACTTCAGTCGAG TTCGCAGAAGATCAGACTTTACAAAAGAAGAACTGCAGCATGTCTCTACAGGCCCTATTCTTCTGATGGGATGA